The genomic region GCACTGGCAGCAGTGGCAGTCGAAAGGGCTATATCTTTTTTTCTCCCCAATACAGTTCACATATGAATCTGATTGAAGCGCAGTGGCATCAACTCAAAACCCATGAAATAGCCGGAAGGATTTTTGATAACGAGTATGATTTAGCGAATGCCATGATTGAGGGCATGGAGAATCGAAGTCAACAAGGGGATGGACACTGGAACGTTTTATGTTTAAATCTGCCTAGCTACTTAGTAAGTTTCACCAGGAGCAATACTCTGGCTAGAGTTGTATATCTCAGTTAGATGAAGCCCTGGTATTTCCCGATCGAGCTTATGACTCAGTATCAGTAAAGGTTTTTGCTATTTTGTTGTATCAGTTTATTTATTTTAGTAGAAGCCACTGCTTGAAAGTTAAGATTTTTCTTTGGTTCCAGTTAATGAAGCTACCATATTTACTGCTCTCAAAGTAATAAATTGGTTGCTTTAATAAAGCAGCAATGGGAGAAACTTCATTGTCCTGGCTACCAATAATTAAGTTATTTTGTAATTGACTATCGGTAATAAATTTTGCCACTTCTTTGCTAGCAGAAAAGGGATAAATTAAATCCGTGCTATAAGCATGGATTCCCGATAAAAGATGAATGCATAATAAAAAATTTATGTATTGATTTTTGCGATCGCTTAAAAATTGGTCACGCCTTTGATGCAAGAAATTACAGAGTGCTTTGATTCAGGATAGAAATTGGAAATCCATATGCAAGCAATAAACAGAATAAATAAATGTCCGTGATGCCTTAAAGAACCGAAAAACTTTTCATAAGCAAACCAGATCAGAGTACACGTTCCGAATGCGTATGCAAATAACACAACTGGTTTCCGATCAAATAGAGCTATGGCAGATAGTAATAGTAATAAAGATAATAAGCAAATACATAGTAGTATAAATTTAGGGCTATTATCATTTATAAAAGCATTAGTATTCCAAAAGTTATAACTAAGAAAATTTGGTATAGGGATATAACTTTTCCACACAGATGGCAGAATAGTAAATAGAAGATAATTAATGTGATTGATTGGCGTTAAGTCTTGTTTGGCAATTCCCTGAAACTTGGCATCACTAGGTGGAATAATTTGAACAATTGCTATAGCTATACCACAAGCCAGTATAGCTATGTTAGTAAAATTTAATCTCTTAGTAGCAGAGCTTTTAGTAAAAAATTTTTCAAAGACGATGGTTATTGCTAAAGAAATAGCAATGATTAAGCTATATACATTAGTATTTGCTAGAAAAGCTAGAATAACTGATAGAATTAGATAGTTTCGTTGTTGTTGCGTGAAAAAGTGACAAAAAAGAAAAAATTAATAAAATACCCAAACTATAATTTCTGCTAATTAAATGATACTCATAAAGGGGAAATACCCGAAAAAGTAAATAAAAATTTTTTGCAACTTAGTAAAAGGAGAAAATTTAGCAAACACATAAATTGTTCCGCCGGCAATTAGTAAATGCAAAAGTTGCATTGCTAGCGGATTATCAGTAAATCTAGTAATTGCATATAAAAGATATACCATAAACTAGGATGCCCCTCGTATCTTAAGTTTCTATATAAATCAATTAGAGATGAGCTGTCTCTAGCTATCATCCATGCCTGTAGCTCATCGCGCCACATTTCGTGATTGAGAATGCCAATCAAACCAAGTACTAAAAAAGATAACTAATACATTTATCCAAGCTGTATCTTCTTGAGATGCAAAGTTTAACCAAGATATCTGTTTTCTCAAGCCAAGGATAGAACGATTAAGTTGCTTGTTAGCTTTTAGGAGAACATACATAAAGAACTCTTATAGGGTTTCTAAAAATGACCGATTTGATAATTCTATTTTCACTTTCAGCATTACAAGATATGTATTAAGTAGCTAGGCAGATTTAAACATAAAACGTTCCAGTGTCCATCCCCTTGTTGACTTCGATTCTCCATGCCCTCAATCATGGCATTCGCTAAATCATACTCGTTATCAAAAATCCTTCCGGCTATTTCATGGGTTTTGAGTTGATGCCACTGCGCTTCAATCAGATTCATATGTGAACTGTATTGGGGGAGAAAAAAGAGATATAGCCCTTTCGACTGCCACTGCTGCCAGTGCTCACGGGCAAGATGACTGGTATGAGCCGAACCATTATCTTGCACCACGACTGTGAGCCGTCCGGTTTGTAGCAATGTCTGCTCACTCTTTTGGGCAAGGAGCGTTCATCACTTTAACATAGCGTTCCTTGTGGAAACTGCCTTGTACCCAGAGCATAGTCAAACGACTGCTCTGGTTGCCATATCCCTAGAATACTAATGCGGTCTCCATAGGATTTGACCTGCTCTTCGGTGTTTCTGCTCTCCAATGCGAGAGTAACTATAACTGACTGGACTTTCCAGACAACATCCCGATTCGTCAAGATACTTCAGGTCAATGTACCCTTCACAGGCAGCTAGTTGGAGTGTGTCTAAGTCGGCTTGCTTGAGTGCTTTGTACTCAGGATCTTGTCTGCCCCGTTGCGAGTGTCGAGTCCGCTTCCAACTAAAGCCCTTTTTTAGAATGCGGCGAATCCGGTCAGCACTTAGGTTTACCTGTCGTTCTTGCTCTAGCTTCTGGGCTAGCTGTTGACTATTATAGGTTCTGGCTTCTTGCTCTAGGCATTGTTCTAGGTAGGCCATGTCTGCTTCTTGCCATTTGGCTTTAGCTCCTCGTCCACTAGCATCCCATAATCCACCTAACCCTTTGCTGCTGCCAACGGCGGATGGTTTCGCGCACTGTCTGCTCTTGGCACTCAAAAATTTCGGCAATCGCTGGCACTACCCATCCTGAGCATTGAGTCGAAGCATTTGTGCTCGATCTCGGGTACGTTGAGCAACGGTTTTGGCAACCCGAAGTTCACTCAACGTCCGGTCTTCTGACTCTGTCAAAACGATACGTAAAGGAGCAGGCATGAGTGGTCAAAATCAGCAAGTTTTTGGCTTTTCTCTATCTTACGTTTAATTATGCCCTACTACTTATTTATACCAGGTAGAATTCTAAAACTGTGTTTTAGGAATTCTGTTAAACTTAATTTTTAATTTGAGCTGAGCTGCTCCAAGCTGGAAAAGAGACGTGAAACAACAATTCTAGCTGCTTGGCAGTCTCGTAATCATCTATGAGTATTTCTGACAAATTTATCCGTGAATTTGCAAAGTAGCGAGAGTGATGCGTGAATCTTACAACTGAAGGATAAAAGCTTTACTCTCCCGATCACATTCTTCTCTTTTTGCTAAAGATTGAATCCAGTCCCATTCTCGTGCCAAGCTGTCTTTCAACGAAACCTGGGGTTGATAAAGTAGTAGCTTCCGAGCTTTTGAGACATCTGCCGCTGTATATAGCTTCAATCTTTTGCGAGTATTTATAAAAGCGATCGGAGAATTAATACTACTTTTCTAGTAGTTGCTGAACTGCAAGTGAAAAGTTATTCCATGTCAAGTGTTCGACAGTTTTTCTAATATCTGTTTCGATCTGATAGGCTTGTTCGATTAACTTGCACACTGATTCAGCAGATGCATCAACATCAAAAAGAAAGCCATTATTGCCGTGGTTAATAATGTCGAGAGCAAATCCAGTTTTGCTCGCCACAGGAACAACATTACACATCATGGCTTCAATCAGAGGAATAGGACCACCTTCTAGTATTGCAGCGGAGACGAAGACATCCATTTGGGCGTAGTAGCTAGGGTATTCGGCATAAGACGCTTCAATATAAGAAAAGTTAGGCATGGCAGTCAGCTCTGTAAACTTTTCATACCGATCCCAATCTCTACCCAGAAGAATAAACTTTCGGTGAGGCAACATTTTAATAATGTTGAAGATGCGATCGGGGTCTTTACGAGCATAATATGCAGTGCAGAAGCCAATAGCTCCATTCATGCGCTGATGCGGTTGAAAAAGTTTTGGGTCAGCACCGCCGCCGATCGTGAAGCTGACTTTCTCAGGTTTTACACCATCCTTAAGCATTTGTTTAGCGAATTGCGAACACATAGAGATGACTTTTGTGGAACAGTTCATCGCATAAACAAATTCTTCATTATTCATGATGCCTTTGGGGTGAGTGTAAAAAATAAACGATTTACTACCCCAAAGACATGGATTTAGTTTTAAACATGCTACATAGAATGAGTAGTGAGCGAAAAAGTATCCTTTCGACAAAGGTAGGGAAGAGGGTGAGTAGTGAAAGCAGTATTTTCCTTTAAAGTAAGTAGCAATCTCTTTACATATTGCTTCAAGTATCCAACCTTTACTCTCTGCAAAAATCACGAAAACGAGATCGTAACATTCACTTGAAGATTTAATAAAATACTTGTCGATCAAAAAATCAGTATAGCAAACGCAATAGGAGTATTTATAAGTTTGTATTTTAAATATTTTAAAAGTTAAAAATATGAATTTGTAAGCTATTCTTTTAAGGGTTCTACGTATAATTTCTGCATCAAATTTATTCATGTTGCATAACTATGTATGACTTAATCTGGACAAGGCAGCTAAAGTTTTTTCACCATCTTTTCTTCAGAAAACTCTTGGGGCAAGGATCGAGCATTCTGTGCCATCAGTTGCATCTGTTTGGGATGCCTGAGAGCCCAAAGAATGTTTTCTAGGAAACCATAACTATCACCTGGATGGCATAATAAACCATGAACGTTATTTTTCACAATTTCTGGAATACCGCTTGCATTTGAAGATACGATCGGCAAGTTATAGATCATTGCTTCTAATAAAGCCCAGGGAAAGCCTTCAGAATGTGTCGGAAATATAAAAAGATCTGCTGCTTGCAGAAGCCTTGGCACATCAGATCTGTAACCTAGCAGCAATACCTTATCTTCAATTCCATATTCTTGCAATCTACTGATTAGATTCTTTGATTGACCTCCTCCAGCCCACACGAACCTAATATTTGGAAACTCTTTGATTAGGTATGGCGCTATCGGTATAAGATCGCCATGACCCTTGCGAGGATTTAAGTCAGCAACTGTTAGTAAAATTTGACTTGTTTCAGCTATTCCTAGCTCTTGACGTACTTGGCGACGAATTTCAATACTTTTTTTCTAAGTCGTTACGATGACTTGAAAAACTAGTTTTAGCGCCATTGTAGATTTGAATTATTTCTGTTTCAGAAACATTAAATGATTGACATATAGTCTGGCGATCGCATTCTGTGATCGCAATCCATTGCTGATTTCTAGCACGAGCCCATGCGTAGAGTTTCAATCTTTTACTGGTAAATGCCTGGTTGGGGAAAATCAGAGCAAAACGTACAGCTGTAGGCTTTTTTAAAAGCGCGCAGGCAAGTATAGCTCCCAAGCATAGATTGGCTAATGGAAGGTTAATTAAAACAAAATTTGGTTTAACTTTGAGTAATAAAATAAGAGTTTTAAGCAACCATAAAAACTGCCATGTTATTTTTTGTGTCTGCGCTTCTACATCATCAATGACTGCCTCATGATATTGTACGCCACTTTTTGAGAAGTCAGTAATTAAAGATGCTGTTCTTTCAGTTTTTGGAAATGCTGCATGTACGTCCCATCCTTGCCTTACAGCTGCCGACGCAATAGTAAGAGAGTATTCTTCAGCTCCCCCTCGAAGCCTCGAAGGAAAAAGGATTAGCAATCTTATCTTACTTTTATCGCTCATTCTAAAACCTTAATAACTGAAGTTTGTACTTTGTAATACAAAAAACTAAAAATAGTGTGTTTTTATTTCTCAGCAACCACAAGACAAGTAATATAATATTTTCGTTGTTGTCTTTTTAGTAAAATTTTTTGCACGAGCTTGCCTAATAATCCAGATAAGTTGAACGCTTCGGTCAATAAAGGTAGCAAGGAAAGCTGATTAATATAGTAATGTTTTACAACTTTAAAGCCTGCTTCTTTAACTGCTTCAGTAATAGTATCCATATCAAAAAAGTTGACATGAGTTCTATCAACCCAATGATAATAAGTCATGAGGCTTTGACGCATTCCAGAAGTGATATCGCAATTTGGAACTGTAAGAATCAGATTTTTACGGCAAATCCTATAGTACTCTCTAAGAGCCTTTTTTGGTTCTGGTAGATGCTCTAACGTTTCAAAAGAAAGAATTGTATCAAAGCTACTATCTTTAAATTTAAGTTCAGAAGCATCTGAAACGGAAAAAAGATGAGGCATTGCATTCCAGGTTTCAAAATGCTGAATATCAACACCTAAAATATTGTATCGCTCTGCAAGTTTTAGTACGTAGGTTCCATTACCACAGCCTACATCGAGCACAGATTGCCCAGCATTTTCTAAAATAGCATTTAATCTTTCAGTATTTACTCCTCTAGCAGCATACGAAATAGAGTTTTTGAGCGTTAACATGTATTCCTTCCAATCATTTGTTTAAAACTTTGTTCGTACTATGAAAATGTGCTATTTCAGTTATTATTTTATTTTATTAATTTGATGCAAGCAACTGCACCTGCACACACAGGATTAGATGTATAAAATAAAGGCTCGTTAGAGCGGTGTGTATTATATCTTATAGATGAACATAAATCCGAACTACATAGATTCCATCCTTTATCTGTATATTTATAGTAAGTAATACTGTGTATCCGTAGGTATAAAAGCTTCAACTATTCTATTAACCATTGTTTCATCAAACTGCTGAAACCAACCAAAATCCTCGTAAGTACCAAAAGGTACTGTAATAAGTAATGCACCTGATTTTTTTTAACACTCTTTTCATTTCTAAAAGAGCTACTATATAATCTTCTGGATTATGCTCGACTGTAGCCCCATACCTCTGATTGTTCATACCTACATGCTCAATAGTTGATATGCAGGTTATCTGTTCAAAATAATTGTTGATAAAAGGCGATCGAACGTCACCTAATACGTAAGATACTTTATTATGATAAAAACACCTTGCATCAGGAGTCAAGGATAACATTGTAATTTCTTGATTTGGGTTAGAGCTTAATAACCGATCTAGACAAAATTTATAATTGAGAGCAGGACCAACATCCAAAAGTTTAGAATCTTGATTATAGTTAAGGTTGGCAAAAATCCAAGGATACTCTACTACTCTTTCATCAAAAAAACTCCAAATCCTTTAGGTAAAAGAGTTTGATGTACAAAAAAACTAAAGAGTTCTTTCGAGGAGAGGGTTGATTGAATGAATTCGAGCTTAGCTTCTTGATAACCAGGACTAAATGGAATTTTTTGACTTTTATGATAGCTATTAAGAAGATCGTTGTATTTTGGAGATTTATAACTTTTTAGCAAACTATAAGCTCCATAGGGAATTAGCCCTTTAGCGATTAGCTTGAGTAAATAAGTAGCTTTATTTGTAGGGTTCAAAATCATTTTTTAGTTTTTAACTAATGAAACAATAACTGATAGCTTAAGGTTGTAAATTTGAGATTAAGAATACACAAAAATTGGTAATGAGCACCTTTTGATTTCATCTTGTTCTTTTTAGTCAGTAATAATTATTTATGGATTTTTAAGTTTTAGTTATAGATAAGTTATTTTTGATGTATATGTTAACTAAATATTATGACTTTTCACTAGTTTCCAAGTTCGAGGTTGATAAAATAAGCATTGGCTCATACCCTTACCTTCAACAGTAAACTTAAAAGACTCAACAGCATCAAGCATATAGTATGAATTTTTACTAATACTGAGTTTAAGGGTATAGAAACTTGGTTTTAAACCAAGGTAAGGCATTTTCAATTGAATTTCATAGTATCCAGGTAATATATTCCATGACTCACCGTCCTGTTGTGTATTGATACATAAAACATGTTCGCTTTCTCCAAAGGTTTCTTGAATTAAGAAACTAAGAGTAACGTTTTTAATCTCTTTATAAGCCTTAAATTCTACACAAAAGTAAGTAGTTTCTCCACTTAATAGCGATCGCGTTAAGTTTCCTTGTTCATCTTTGAAGCATAGAGAAATAATATTTAGATCTGATTGCTTATTTTCATACTTTTCAGTTAAAAATAGTAATTTTGATTGAGCTTTAATTTCATTACTAAATAAATCCTTCTCGTATTTGTCTACAACTGAATCTGTATTGCCAACTGTAACTACTTTTCCTTTGAGCAAGTAAATTGCTGACTCGCATATTGACAATATTGAATGAGAATTGTGTGATACTAGAATGAAAGATGTTCCCTGTTCGCGTAGCTTAGCTAGTCTACGGTAACATTTAGCCCTAAACTTTATATCTCCTACTGCCAGTACTTCGTCAATCAGGAGAATGTCAGGTTCCGTATAAATCGCACAAGCAAACCCTAATCTTGCAGCCATTCCCGAACTATAAGTCTGCACTGGAGCATCAATTGCAGCACCAATCTCTGCAAAATCTAAAACAGCCTCAAATCGCTCGTCGATTTCTTTCTTAGACAAACCTAAAATAGACATGTTGGCATAGATATTCTCCCGCCCTGTCAGTATTGGGTTAAACCCTGCTCCCAGCGCAATCAGTGGTGCTATTCGACCCTTGATTTCCACAAATCCACTGTCTGGCTTAATTAATCCACTAATAATTCGTAGTAGCGTGGATTTCCCACTGCCATTTGGTCCTACTAAGCCTAGTGCTTCTCCACGTCGTAACTGAAAGCTAACATCTTTAAGTGCCCAAAACTCATCAAGTCTTAGTTTTTCGCTCTTTTGTCGTATCCCGACTAACTCAGTAGCAATATCTTGAACTCCATAAAGCAGCGATCGCTTCAAGTCTCGGCAAAATTTTTTGGAGACTCCTTCAACTGAAAGGACTACCTCATTATCCAGTTGTTGTTCTGATGTTTCCTGACTAGCTATACTAATTGTCATTAAAAAGTTATCCTCTTAACTACCACTAAGAAAAAAGCTTAAGTAAGCGCATCTAAAAGTCTGATAGTATCTATCCAAATGTCTAACCTCATCGCTTCTTCGCTTTTATCCAGTATGCAGCTGGAAAATTAGGCACAGAATTATCTATTGCCTTGAGTTCGAGAATTTCGTAATCATCTCGAAGCATATATCTCAACCCATGCTCGGTGAAGCGCCAGTAATCATTTGGAGCCATATGAATTGCTTGTCGGAAAGGTAAACCAAGTAACAAAATACCTCCCGAGCGGAGAATTCGAGTTATCTCCTTTAAACCAGCAAGATAATCATCAACATGTTCAAGTACGCCAGAGCAGAACACGCAATCAAATGTGTCATTCTGAATTTGTGGCATCGATCGCACGTCAAGTACCAGATCGACATTGAACTCGGAAGTGGCTTCTGATGTGGTATATGATGAGCATTTCTGGAAATAATCTCGATACCGTCCTCCGTCATTATCTTCGTCAGTATCGCTGCCAATAGAAAGAACACAACCCTCAATATTTGCTGCATGACCCTTCAGCCATTGGTTTGATTCTTGTCTTGACTGTGAGGCTTTCGACAAGGTAGTGGCTTTTAATGTGTTACGTCTGCCGAAAATATTTAGTATTGAAACAGGTAAGGAACGTTGTGTCAGTACTTTAATCATAAAATAATATTTCTAATTGGTAGGATGAGTTTTTAGTAGGAAGTAGAGCAATCGATTTAAGTACTTAAAATTCTGCTCCTCGACAATTTAATTTCTTTTAAGAACTTATTCTCTCAACTACAAAAGGCATGGCTAGACGGTATACCAGCCATCCTAAGAGCAGTCCTAGTATGGCAAGAAGACTCACAAGCCAAAATCCAAATGGATTTGATACCACACCTGTTGTCGTTAACTCGCGCGTCGTTACTAGTAATGGAGTGACTGGATTCAGTTGTACAAGTGTTGCTAATCCTCCTCCGTTAGGAAGTGGATAAACTACTGGCGTTAAAAATAGCCAAAAGCCAGTAACGTAAGTAATCCCTTTGAGAATGTCGTTATATAAAACTCCTAAAGGTGCTAGTAGCAAACCGAAACATGTTCCTAGTATGACTAAGTGGATTAATGCTACTGGCGCTAAGATCGCAGTCCAACTTACTGGGATCTGATACCACAAAAACAACGCTATAATTAAAATTAACTTAATAGCAAAACTAAAAAAGATCTGACCTAGTTTAGCTAGAATCAGTGCTTCTCGCGGAAAATTAATTTTAACCAACATTTGCTT from Chroococcidiopsis sp. SAG 2025 harbors:
- a CDS encoding glycosyltransferase family 4 protein codes for the protein MNNEEFVYAMNCSTKVISMCSQFAKQMLKDGVKPEKVSFTIGGGADPKLFQPHQRMNGAIGFCTAYYARKDPDRIFNIIKMLPHRKFILLGRDWDRYEKFTELTAMPNFSYIEASYAEYPSYYAQMDVFVSAAILEGGPIPLIEAMMCNVVPVASKTGFALDIINHGNNGFLFDVDASAESVCKLIEQAYQIETDIRKTVEHLTWNNFSLAVQQLLEK
- a CDS encoding glycosyltransferase — encoded protein: MEIRRQVRQELGIAETSQILLTVADLNPRKGHGDLIPIAPYLIKEFPNIRFVWAGGGQSKNLISRLQEYGIEDKVLLLGYRSDVPRLLQAADLFIFPTHSEGFPWALLEAMIYNLPIVSSNASGIPEIVKNNVHGLLCHPGDSYGFLENILWALRHPKQMQLMAQNARSLPQEFSEEKMVKKL
- a CDS encoding glycosyltransferase, which codes for MSDKSKIRLLILFPSRLRGGAEEYSLTIASAAVRQGWDVHAAFPKTERTASLITDFSKSGVQYHEAVIDDVEAQTQKITWQFLWLLKTLILLLKVKPNFVLINLPLANLCLGAILACALLKKPTAVRFALIFPNQAFTSKRLKLYAWARARNQQWIAITECDRQTICQSFNVSETEIIQIYNGAKTSFSSHRNDLEKKY
- a CDS encoding class I SAM-dependent methyltransferase; the encoded protein is MLTLKNSISYAARGVNTERLNAILENAGQSVLDVGCGNGTYVLKLAERYNILGVDIQHFETWNAMPHLFSVSDASELKFKDSSFDTILSFETLEHLPEPKKALREYYRICRKNLILTVPNCDITSGMRQSLMTYYHWVDRTHVNFFDMDTITEAVKEAGFKVVKHYYINQLSLLPLLTEAFNLSGLLGKLVQKILLKRQQRKYYITCLVVAEK
- a CDS encoding ABC transporter ATP-binding protein, with product MTISIASQETSEQQLDNEVVLSVEGVSKKFCRDLKRSLLYGVQDIATELVGIRQKSEKLRLDEFWALKDVSFQLRRGEALGLVGPNGSGKSTLLRIISGLIKPDSGFVEIKGRIAPLIALGAGFNPILTGRENIYANMSILGLSKKEIDERFEAVLDFAEIGAAIDAPVQTYSSGMAARLGFACAIYTEPDILLIDEVLAVGDIKFRAKCYRRLAKLREQGTSFILVSHNSHSILSICESAIYLLKGKVVTVGNTDSVVDKYEKDLFSNEIKAQSKLLFLTEKYENKQSDLNIISLCFKDEQGNLTRSLLSGETTYFCVEFKAYKEIKNVTLSFLIQETFGESEHVLCINTQQDGESWNILPGYYEIQLKMPYLGLKPSFYTLKLSISKNSYYMLDAVESFKFTVEGKGMSQCLFYQPRTWKLVKSHNI
- a CDS encoding class I SAM-dependent methyltransferase, encoding MIKVLTQRSLPVSILNIFGRRNTLKATTLSKASQSRQESNQWLKGHAANIEGCVLSIGSDTDEDNDGGRYRDYFQKCSSYTTSEATSEFNVDLVLDVRSMPQIQNDTFDCVFCSGVLEHVDDYLAGLKEITRILRSGGILLLGLPFRQAIHMAPNDYWRFTEHGLRYMLRDDYEILELKAIDNSVPNFPAAYWIKAKKR
- a CDS encoding ABC transporter permease, whose product is MTRLVNQKLSKVVYKPDSQLRNPVRLCQEMARDLLASRELAWQLMVRDISAQYRQSLLGICWAVIPPIITALGFTFANNTNIVNIGATDMPYPAYVMFSMTLWQTFVEALTSPIQAVTSAKQMLVKINFPREALILAKLGQIFFSFAIKLILIIALFLWYQIPVSWTAILAPVALIHLVILGTCFGLLLAPLGVLYNDILKGITYVTGFWLFLTPVVYPLPNGGGLATLVQLNPVTPLLVTTRELTTTGVVSNPFGFWLVSLLAILGLLLGWLVYRLAMPFVVERISS